In Paraburkholderia flagellata, the sequence TGCCCTGCGTTCTGGCCGTATGGCCCCGGCTCCTTGACGCGTCCCCTTCCTGACTGCTCCTGTCCCAGGCTCGTCTGAATCTGCCCTAACACCTCCGCAATCAAAGCACGTTTCCGTCGAAACGCGGCTCGCCGGTTAGAAGGCACCTCGTCGATCTCTCGGTGGTGCATGACACGAGGCAGGATGAAACGATCACCGGACTTCACGCCACCTACTTCACGCCAGAAAGCGTCATAGTCAGCGTAAAACCCTTTGTCCCGAGCGTGTGACACGTGCGAGCCTTTCGCGACAGCCGCGAGCACCGGGATGTTTAGCAAACGGCACAACTCGCAAAGCGCTTCGATCACGGCTGCTTTAGGACGAAGGCCATGACACGCCTTCGTCGCGTCACGTACACATTCGCGATCACTTCCGGCGGGACCCTGTAAGCCGCCAATCAGAAGCACCCACGAAGGCGTCTGCGCCGAGCGCTCGATGCTTACCGTGGCCCAGGCAAGATCGACCCCAGTCCGCCGGTCCATCCACGCCACTGTCAGCAGGCCTTCCCGCCAGCATCGCGTGGGTTCGCGCAGAACGATCTCGTATGGAGGCGTCGACGAAAGAGAGACCGATTCACCAAGCAGATATATGCGGTTCGTGAGCGCACGGCCCAGCATCTGCTCCACGGCCGTAAAATGTCCGGAAATCAGCCTCGCCCGAGTGCTGGCAGACACGTTTGCCTGCCCGAAACGATGGAATGGCTTTTCTGCGAAACGTCGGTTATGCGCGGCGAGAGCCCTCAATAGCGATTGCCTGCTCAACGCCTGAAACCAAAACCATGCTGCGCGTGGATAGATCACGGAATACATGAAAATCCGCCACCTGCGGAAAACTTCCTTCGCACTCGTCCCCGGAGCGAATCTGTGAATTAGCGTGCATGCGTTTGAATATGTCGTCATCAGTTCAACCCAACTGCGGGACGGCACCTACGATGCCAGCGGTAAATACCGTGTAGTCCCAAGACTTGGCCCTCCGCGACACGCAGCGGCCTTACAAAAGTGCGATTCCCGGGTCTCGATGGCGAGTTGCCCGCATGTGCCGTGAAGTCTCGCTCGCTGAGCCAGTCAACTGGACGCTTAGGCTTCAGTTCCACCGCAATCCGCCGCGCGTGTGCCGAAAACGCGCGCCGCATTGTCGAACAATACGAACTCACCAACGCTCTCAATCGAGTGGGCGCTTTCGCTTACTCGACTTGGCTCGCCGTACGAGATCGGTGAGGAGCCACTTCGCGACCACTTCCGGGCGGTCCATGCCAAACGAGGCGACCTTGATCTCCCCGTCGTAATTGACGATGACCGACCCTGCCATCACCCGATACGTGCCGCGGTGCCTCGCGCCGTCGAAGAGGACTTCGAGGGGATTCAGGGATTCGTAAGCGGGAGCACTCATGCCTCTTGCCGATTCGCTACGTGTCACCATGTCAAACTCGCCCTAACACGCGCTGGTTCGACCGCGAAGATCCCGCGCACCCACCCGGAATGATTTTGTGAAACATCGCCTTCTCTATCAAAGTTGATTTGCCTCATTGACAAGTTGATAAATCAACTATATAGGATGATGAAAGCGATTCGTATGCGTCAAGGCGTCGCCAATACCCGCTTAATTCACGCCCCTGGACGGTCGGCCAACTATGCCGGGTAGAGTGAGGTGCTTCTGAAAACCTTGATCGTAGGTATCGGAAGGGAGCTTCACGTTGGAGAAGGGCGCCACGGGCGCCATCGACAACCGGACTGTGGATCCCGTTTCCGGCACGGTTCCCGGCAATGTGGTTCAGACGCTGTATACGAAAGGGAAGAAGCGGAAAAGGCAATGAGTGGGTACGCTAACTGAAGCGGCGTGGCGGAGGTGATAGATTGCTAACTGACTTGCCGTCCCGAATGAGCGGATGTGAGTCGTTCGCGGCTCGAGTTCGCGACCACCGGGTCATGTCGGTACGAAGATCCTCACGAAAGGAGGTGCCATGTGCCGTCCATACATTGCCGCTGCTGCCTTTCTGATTCCAACTCTATCGCTCGCGTTCCAGCCGGTACCTGTTCCGGAATGTCGGGTCGCGGGTCCCGACGCGTCTGCGCAGGAAACAATCGCTGCCGCCAAATGCCGAGCGCGATGGCTCATCGCCGGCGCCTACAACCGGACGGAAGGGGACGCGATGAGCGCAGTTTCTGAGTGCGCCGGAACCTTCGACGAGGTACTCAACCATCGGTTGACCGAGGGGGTGTCCCACGACAAGCTGGTCGTCATGTGCGCCGACACGGCGATGCACATGGGCATCATGAGGCTTGACTAGCCGGGAAGTTCCAATGACTTACGGCCCAGGCAGAAACTGGATGTCTCCACAGCATGCCCTTGTCGTAGTACCGGTATTGTCGGTGTCGGTCAGCAGGCCGCAGCCGGCGATCCGTCCTGGCGGTTCGTGAAAGACTTTCTCATAGTCCTGCACGATGTTGCGCCGGAGGGTTTGCCACTGGCCTGCGTCGCCGGGCTGACCGGAGACGACAATCATCTGAACACGGCCCGTGTGAGGATTGGCAATGACACTGCCTGGCGCGGCCGAGGTCGACCAGATGTACATATCAGCGTCGCGTGTATACGAGGCGAGAAGCGACGCGTATCGATGTCCTGCCGCGCATTCGGGAAGTAGTGCGACGCCTTCGCCACTGGTGCAGAGTTGCGCGTCGACGTGAGCATGACTGCACGACGCAGATCTTGCGCAGGAAGCGTTCAGTGCCGTTCTGCTTTCGCGGAGCCATCTTCTCCGGGCAGGAGGAACAGGCGCTCATCCCATACGACGGGCTGCGGTTCGGATATGACGATCTTCGCAGCGTCTGGATGCGCGGGATTCACAAGGGCATTGGACTCAGCGCGTGCAACGACCGAAGGCACGATCAGGATCGCGGAGCGACATTCCTCCAGCCAGCGGTTGCCGAACTCACGCGCGATCTCGGGGGAGGGGCCGTCCCATCCCTCGGGGAGCGTGGCCGTTGTCTGCCTTTCGATCGGCACCCCATCGGGGACCTGTGCCTCGATCCAGACATGAGTCTTAGGCACCTTGCCGATTCTCGCGTGAACCAGGACCTCCAGCATGGCGCCCGCAAAGGTAAGGGCGCCATAAATAACAGGACGGCCCGGGCTGTTGAACCGGCCGCCGACCAGCATGGCGCCGGTGCCGCTCCAGACCGGATGGCGTCTGTCGGCGATGCGGAAGATCCTCATCAGGCCGGCAGCCCATAGAAGAGTTTCCAGAGCAGTTCTTCAACGCGGCGCGCGCCCAGCTCGGTCAGCGCGACCTCAAGCGGCGCGCGCCCCTCCAGCAGGGGGTGTGGTGTCGCAAGGAAGGTTCGCGCATCCGCCGGGTCGTCCCAGACGTACGCCGCGCTCGCGTAGACCCGCGCGAGTCGCTCCGTCTTTTCGGATTCGTCAGGCGTCAGCCTGTCGCGCCGACGTTTGTAGGTTGCCTCGGGGACTATTCGTGCCTGGAGCGCACGCCTTGCCTCGGCGGTCAGGGCGATCTGCTCGACGCCATTTCGCAAGGCAGATTTGGGCAGGCCTTCAGCAACCTGGGCCTCGAGTTCGGCGATCGAATGCGGAACCGGGCTGAGACCCATGACTGCAGCAATTTTCTCGGGGGATACGAGTTGCATGGTACGCACCCGTCTGTGGTCAGTTGAGCTGTCATTATAGCTCAATTGATCCTGCTCGACAGGAGATAGACCAGGCCGTCTGCGCAGGCGAGGCGAACTGGCACTTTTGGCGCGGATCGACCCCGGTAGCCGCGTGTCCTATCGCAGCGGACTCGATAATCTAGCCGTCGGCCCTGTAAAATCCAGTAAATAATTACAAACGTGCCCATGCTACGATCCCTCGAAACCAGGGAGGGAAGGCATGAATCCAAACCGATTTCGGGTAGGCAGCATCGAATGCGCATTTCGAGCCGTTCCTGCTGACAAACGTTGGACGACACAGATCGTGCTTACAAATCACGGCAAGTCTCCACCAGGAGTGAGCACGATCGACGGCGTAGTGCTTTTCGGGACCGAGGCAGAGGCACTTTCCTTTGCCGAAGGGTTGGCGCGTGATCTGGCCGAATCGCAGTTGAAGTAGCCTTTCCGTTACCTGGTCTGACTGCTTGATCGTCGCGACTGGCGTAGCGGCGTTACTTACGTGCAGCGCCGTCGAAGGTCCGGATATCATGGCGCTCACGATGCGCGGAGATCGCCCCATGAATAGCGCGATGAGTCTTCCCAGTTCTGCACTCAAGCGTTGGAGATGGCTGGTAGTTCCGATTGCGCTCGCTGTGCCGTATGCGGCTCTCGGTTATCTGCTGCTATCGGACCTGTTTGCAACCGAAGGGATAACGGTCTACTACCTGTTCGCCGTAGGCGGCAGTGTCATTCTTGCGTGGCTCGTCAATGTGATGGGCGTTGCCGCACTGCTGGAGCCGCCGAGTTACTGATTTCACAGGCAAAAAAATGCCCGCACAAGGCGGGCTCAATTCCTTTGGAGACCGAGGGATACGGGGATACCCTCTCGACTCACTCTAGCGCACGGCGTCGATGCGCACACCTATCTGAACGAACAGGGCATGCTTCGCCCGAGTTCGCGACGTTGGCGCTGGCGATGCGCGAAGCTTTCAAGAACGTGGTCGCCGGCGGCACGCTCGGGTCCTGATTGGTCCTCTCGGTGGACTGGGTTAGTGTAACCGTATGCGCCGGAATTCTCGCGCACTGCCATATTCCTCGTCATGACCAAACGGGCCAGTATGGGAAAGATCAATCGTCGTTCGCCTTCGATTCGTTCTTCGGCACCCATACAGCCAATCTCTTTTTCCTCATTCTTTCTCGACCGCCATCTAGCTGCTGACCTCCGGACGCGGGCCTTTTGATTCCTGAGCGACCACTACCTCGAAGGTCCGACTGAGTCGCACCAGCGTTCCAAAACTTGCCAACGGGTCACAAAGCAATTCTCCTTTCCCGCTTTGGCCCTTTGTGTTCGTCGCTACCCACCGCATAATGTGCTTCGAGGCCGGCTGCCAAGCCAAAGAGGTAGCGTGCGGCGGAGGTATTCGGCAGAAATTCAAGCCGGTCGAACGCGAACTCGATGCCGTATCATGCCGTGCCGACTACACCTGTGTTCGGCTTGATGACACGGCTTTCAGACCTGCCGTTGATTCTTGCGGGCAATTCATTTTCACTAGCCGTTCCATGACTCGACGTTGAGGACGATACGAGCGACTGGGTTGTCGTCTGCGGTCTTTGGAGAGAACTTGATCTGGGCGAATGTTACGAGACCGAAAGCGACTACCACGAACGCTGCAGACGCTGCGATGCGGCTAATGGATTTCATAGTTACCTCTTTTTGATGGTGTAGCCAGGAACTGGCGAAGCTGTTCGGAGTGCCGAATCACTGCCAGCGGCATATCTGTCAGCAACCCGGCAAAGCCGGATGCGGCCGTTCGAACGCGCTTGCCGGTCGGGAGAGAACTGCGAGGAGGGGCGCCGACCGAGACAGCTCGACTATAAATTGTTTCTAAGCATGCTGATTGCGACAACCCGTCGCAACGGATGCCGGGCCGCGGAAGCCCCATGTCGCAAATCGGCGCAGAACGAGTGACGGATACCCGCACAAGATATGTGTGAAGTCGTAGGCCCGTCGTTAGATACGCTGGACTATGTCTTTCGTATCGTGAGACATCAGAAGCAAAGATAGGATGGAAAACGCCGCGCACCCCAAGGGAACGGGTTCGTGACTCCAAATGTGAGGCAGTCGGCGCACGACGTTAACCAAGCCTAGTGGCTTGCAGAAGACGCTGTGAAGGCTGCGCCTACGCGCAGTCAGTGAGCATAGGAAGACAGTGCGGACGGGCGCCGGCCTCCTCGGCGGAATCGGGTGCTTCCAGGTGAGTGCGCCGGTGCTCAACGTCCAGGTGGCAAAGTCGATGTGCTTCCATGGAGAGCGAATGGGTCATATCAACCCACAAGCGTCACTGATCTAGCTCAGCTGAGCGACGGACCTTGCTGGGATGTGGACATTCGGTTGCGCGACGAGTCGGTTCGTATCCGGTGACGGTGCTGAGGCACCGAGCGCGATCCATTGGTTGACACTTATCGCGTTGAACTCAACCTGTAGAGTGGGCATCACACCATAACAGCCTGCTCGCAACCGTCAGCATGTGACTTCACGCAGTCAGCGATGTCTGCATTGCCCGTTGATCGGCCCTGATCCGGGAGAAAAGGTGGACGTCGTGAAATGCATCCTTCCAGTAGCCCCATTGCCGCATCACACCTTCCTCCACAAATACCAAGCTTCTTAGAAGTCCTATCGAGGCGTGATTGTCGAGGTTCGTTACCGCCTGGATACGGTTGATATCCCAGTGGTCATATGCATGCGTAATCGCCGCGTTTAGCGCTTCACGCATCAATCCCTGTCGCCATGAATGACGTTCCAATTCGAAGCTAATACTTGCTGAATAGAACTTGTAGTCGAATCTAAACCCGCATGAGCCAATGAAACGCATGCCGCATTCCGACACGCTGGCCCAGCGCACACTTATTCCTTCCGCCAGCGCTTTTACCATAGCGGAGACGAGCAGCCGGGCATCGTCGATGCTGTTTAGCGGCGCTATGTCGTAGAAGCGCATCACTTCGCGATCGGACCAGATTTCGAATATCCGTTGGGCGTCGGACATCTCGATTGGGCGAAGCTGAACCCGGGCTGCCTT encodes:
- a CDS encoding DUF535 family protein, which gives rise to MTTYSNACTLIHRFAPGTSAKEVFRRWRIFMYSVIYPRAAWFWFQALSRQSLLRALAAHNRRFAEKPFHRFGQANVSASTRARLISGHFTAVEQMLGRALTNRIYLLGESVSLSSTPPYEIVLREPTRCWREGLLTVAWMDRRTGVDLAWATVSIERSAQTPSWVLLIGGLQGPAGSDRECVRDATKACHGLRPKAAVIEALCELCRLLNIPVLAAVAKGSHVSHARDKGFYADYDAFWREVGGVKSGDRFILPRVMHHREIDEVPSNRRAAFRRKRALIAEVLGQIQTSLGQEQSGRGRVKEPGPYGQNAGHLSTCELRDGHQPSRQETIAPGFCDDLI
- a CDS encoding RES family NAD+ phosphorylase; translation: MRIFRIADRRHPVWSGTGAMLVGGRFNSPGRPVIYGALTFAGAMLEVLVHARIGKVPKTHVWIEAQVPDGVPIERQTTATLPEGWDGPSPEIAREFGNRWLEECRSAILIVPSVVARAESNALVNPAHPDAAKIVISEPQPVVWDERLFLLPGEDGSAKAERH
- a CDS encoding antitoxin Xre/MbcA/ParS toxin-binding domain-containing protein, producing the protein MQLVSPEKIAAVMGLSPVPHSIAELEAQVAEGLPKSALRNGVEQIALTAEARRALQARIVPEATYKRRRDRLTPDESEKTERLARVYASAAYVWDDPADARTFLATPHPLLEGRAPLEVALTELGARRVEELLWKLFYGLPA
- a CDS encoding GNAT family N-acetyltransferase, giving the protein MPPLFTKVDVSKAARVQLRPIEMSDAQRIFEIWSDREVMRFYDIAPLNSIDDARLLVSAMVKALAEGISVRWASVSECGMRFIGSCGFRFDYKFYSASISFELERHSWRQGLMREALNAAITHAYDHWDINRIQAVTNLDNHASIGLLRSLVFVEEGVMRQWGYWKDAFHDVHLFSRIRADQRAMQTSLTA